One Microbacterium trichothecenolyticum DNA window includes the following coding sequences:
- a CDS encoding glycosyltransferase → MKIAHVVTYSSSDGAFGGPTRVAFAQAKALADKGHDVTVYAGSPRDEVVDAAQDGYRLRTFPVRRLAPFGGFATLWPDGMRRVLARDLASTDVAHIHLARDMTTLPAAVLAGARGVPYVVQTHGMVDASDRLLAKVLDLAATRRVLRRARAWLVLTDDERSDLSALARSERVVAIANGVEPAPMPAYDGRPDEVVFLARLHERKRPLVFVEMARALSERLPTTTFRIFGPDEGEGEKVTAAIAASGMGERLTWAGALPPAETAQALAAARVYVLPSVNEVFPMSILEAFNAGTPVVTTASLGIAETCERYDAAIVTDGSAAAMADAVHLIYSSPMRAQELREGAERYVSSELDIAAVAATLENEYVLATRGGKDG, encoded by the coding sequence GTGAAGATCGCACACGTCGTCACATACAGCTCGTCGGACGGGGCCTTCGGGGGGCCGACTCGGGTCGCCTTTGCACAGGCGAAAGCGCTGGCCGACAAAGGGCACGACGTCACCGTTTACGCCGGCTCTCCTCGCGACGAGGTGGTCGACGCCGCGCAAGACGGATATCGACTGCGAACTTTTCCCGTGCGGCGCCTCGCCCCCTTCGGCGGTTTCGCCACGCTGTGGCCCGATGGCATGCGCCGCGTGCTCGCCCGTGATCTCGCCTCGACGGATGTCGCCCACATTCACCTGGCTCGCGACATGACCACGCTCCCCGCAGCCGTTCTCGCGGGAGCACGCGGCGTTCCCTACGTCGTCCAGACGCACGGCATGGTCGACGCGTCCGACCGCCTGCTGGCCAAGGTCCTCGACCTCGCCGCGACGCGCCGGGTCTTGCGTCGTGCTCGCGCGTGGCTCGTTCTCACCGACGATGAACGGTCCGATCTTTCCGCCCTCGCTCGCAGTGAACGTGTCGTCGCCATCGCGAACGGCGTCGAACCGGCACCGATGCCGGCATATGACGGACGGCCCGACGAGGTGGTTTTTCTCGCTCGACTGCACGAGCGCAAGCGACCCCTCGTCTTCGTGGAGATGGCCCGAGCACTGTCGGAACGGCTTCCCACCACGACATTCCGCATCTTCGGTCCCGACGAGGGAGAGGGCGAGAAGGTCACCGCCGCCATCGCCGCGTCGGGGATGGGCGAACGTCTGACGTGGGCAGGGGCACTCCCGCCCGCCGAGACGGCCCAGGCCCTGGCGGCAGCTCGGGTATACGTCCTCCCCTCCGTCAACGAGGTGTTCCCGATGTCTATCCTCGAAGCCTTCAACGCGGGCACCCCCGTCGTGACCACGGCATCACTCGGGATTGCTGAGACGTGCGAGCGGTACGACGCAGCGATCGTCACCGACGGATCCGCGGCGGCGATGGCAGACGCCGTGCACCTCATCTATTCGTCGCCCATGCGCGCACAGGAACTTCGCGAGGGTGCTGAGCGCTACGTGAGCAGCGAGCTCGACATCGCAGCGGTCGCAGCCACCCTCGAGAACGAATACGTCCTCGCCACCCGAGGAGGGAAAGATGGATGA
- a CDS encoding acetyltransferase: MSDIPVIDLSRAPGERAAWGRPTWQVYLWAVCELLVVTNPWQISSSLRVRVLRAFGAQIGRGVVFRPRTRVKFPWKLHIGDRSWVGEGVWFHNQDHVYVGDDVVISQETFLTTGSHAHRRDMALITRPIHIEAGAWVTSRCVVLGGSRVGRSALIRPLSLVDGCTVPDGEVWGGNPIVALGPRFPQEAVDE, from the coding sequence GTGAGCGACATTCCGGTTATTGACTTATCTCGGGCGCCCGGAGAGCGAGCGGCATGGGGTCGCCCCACGTGGCAGGTCTACCTCTGGGCTGTCTGCGAACTGCTCGTCGTGACGAATCCGTGGCAGATCAGTTCGAGTCTGCGGGTGCGCGTTTTGCGGGCATTCGGAGCACAGATCGGCCGTGGCGTCGTCTTTCGGCCGCGTACGCGCGTCAAGTTCCCCTGGAAACTGCATATCGGTGATCGCTCCTGGGTCGGCGAAGGGGTTTGGTTCCACAACCAGGACCACGTGTACGTCGGCGACGACGTCGTGATCTCGCAAGAGACGTTCCTCACGACTGGCAGCCATGCGCATCGTCGCGACATGGCGCTCATCACCCGCCCCATCCACATCGAGGCGGGGGCGTGGGTGACGTCGAGATGCGTCGTGCTAGGCGGAAGCCGAGTGGGCCGTAGTGCGCTCATCCGGCCGCTGAGCCTCGTGGACGGATGCACCGTGCCCGACGGGGAGGTCTGGGGCGGGAATCCCATCGTCGCGCTCGGCCCGCGCTTCCCGCAGGAGGCGGTGGACGAGTGA
- a CDS encoding glycosyltransferase — protein sequence MQQPPQTLVFGLNYPPETTGISPYTGGMAEGLSRSGHRVRAVTAHPHYPDWKIAPGYGRWSHREHLRGVDVERLLHFVPADPSALPRAASEASFGARQMLTRWGRPTAIVAVSPALISSAFVRLRSLITHRKTPFVVWVQDLYGVGMTEMGRGGGVSARVICSIERWLLRSASMVVVIHDRFADRINVDFEVPLTRIAVIRNWTHLPPLPAIDVAAVRESYGWAADETVIVHTGNMGGKQGLHHIVDAGRLAHRRGERVRFVLVGKGSQRDSLKERIAQEPTTTEMLPPLDDAAFGAILQAADALLVNELPGVAEMSVPSKLTSYFASGRPVLAATDALGITAQEVRNADAGIVVAAGDPEAILEGARALAADPEEGARLGENGKRYRETVLNETFAIERFDSLLAELTGVAAAVKTPG from the coding sequence GTGCAGCAACCCCCACAAACATTAGTTTTCGGGCTGAACTACCCTCCGGAGACTACGGGAATTTCCCCGTACACCGGTGGCATGGCTGAAGGGCTCTCCCGCAGCGGGCATCGGGTGCGTGCGGTGACCGCGCATCCTCATTATCCTGACTGGAAGATCGCGCCGGGTTACGGGCGCTGGTCACACCGCGAACATCTCCGCGGTGTTGACGTCGAGCGCCTCCTGCACTTCGTTCCGGCGGATCCCTCCGCGCTCCCGCGAGCAGCCTCGGAAGCATCCTTCGGGGCTCGTCAGATGCTCACGCGGTGGGGCCGACCCACAGCGATCGTCGCCGTCTCGCCGGCGCTCATCTCGTCTGCTTTCGTGCGGCTTCGATCGCTGATCACGCATCGCAAGACTCCCTTCGTCGTCTGGGTGCAGGATCTCTACGGCGTGGGCATGACCGAGATGGGGCGTGGTGGTGGGGTCTCAGCGCGCGTCATTTGCTCGATCGAGCGGTGGTTGCTGCGCTCCGCGTCGATGGTCGTGGTGATTCACGACCGGTTCGCCGATCGCATCAACGTCGATTTCGAGGTGCCGCTGACGCGGATCGCCGTCATTCGTAACTGGACGCACTTGCCGCCCCTTCCTGCCATCGATGTTGCCGCTGTGCGCGAGTCGTACGGCTGGGCCGCCGACGAGACAGTGATCGTGCACACCGGCAACATGGGCGGAAAGCAGGGCCTTCACCACATCGTCGACGCGGGCCGCCTCGCCCATCGACGCGGTGAGCGCGTTCGTTTCGTGCTCGTCGGCAAAGGCTCACAGCGCGACTCGCTGAAGGAGCGCATCGCACAGGAGCCCACGACCACGGAAATGCTGCCGCCGCTCGACGACGCCGCGTTCGGTGCCATCCTTCAAGCCGCTGACGCACTTCTCGTGAACGAGCTGCCGGGCGTTGCCGAGATGTCCGTGCCCAGCAAGCTGACGTCATATTTCGCCTCGGGTCGCCCCGTGCTCGCGGCGACCGATGCCCTCGGTATCACGGCGCAAGAGGTGCGTAACGCCGACGCGGGGATCGTCGTCGCTGCGGGTGATCCCGAGGCCATTCTCGAAGGCGCCAGAGCTCTCGCTGCCGACCCCGAAGAAGGTGCACGGCTCGGCGAGAACGGCAAACGTTACAGAGAGACCGTGTTGAACGAAACATTCGCGATCGAACGATTCGATAGTCTGCTCGCGGAACTGACCGGTGTGGCCGCCGCCGTGAAGACTCCTGGGTGA